GTTGGCTGGCTCGCTTCGGGGGTGGCGTCGGTGTCGTCTGTGGGGATGACGGGAGGAGGACCCCGAGCGGGGAAGGGGTGGCGTAGAATGGGAAGGGGAAATTGAGGACGGTTGTCCATTCTGGGTTGAGTGGAGGGGTAGGTTTCGTTTAGTcgggagttttttttttctttggtagTTCCGTAGTAGTATGCGGTCGGGTATTTAGTCGGGTAGGGCGCGAAGAAAGTATCAGGAGCTATAGCTAACGCTGAAGTTAAAATCGAGGGTGCGATAATGAACTTTGTATTATTACCAATATGGGAGGCCTCGTCATAAAGTTCGATTGCATCCCAAGTACGACAAGGCAACAAGGGCTGGCCAGCAAACTAACTTATGCTGATGACGTATGCGTTGGGGGTCGGCAATGGAACGACCAGCGACCTGTTGTGGCGAAAACTAGACCTACAATAGCAGCTGGTTTGTGCTTGGTGGCTTGGGTCAAAGCTCGTGCGATTGCAATGAATGCGGGTTGGATGAATAAAAAACCAGGCGCAATAAACCCCGACCGGCGGACACGCTAACGACGGCATGGTACCTGCGACAGCCCTACGCTAGGATCCGTTGTAGAATTCAATGTCACATTTATCAACGTCCCGCAACTtctgcaacaacaacaacaacctcATCTGGTCTGGTACAATTGAGGTAAAGATAAAAAAGACATTAAAAGCAGTACGTATAAGGAAATAGTCTTGTGCGAACCGCACGTCGCCTGTCGTCCATTTCGTGGTATCGAGCTCCCTCCAAGATGCTCCGGATATCATCCGCTCCCCTTCCAGTCTAGTGAGAGTGGACGGCTGACTTCCCGATTACTCTCCACCAAACCCTTCGGCCCTTTTCCATCTCTagtgattttctttttctttgtatCGCCCTTGCTTAGTCGCAGCAGCAGAACAGGCATTCCAGACAGCACTCGCACGACTCTCCACACAGCCAACAACAGCAGAGGGTTGCCAAGCTGACGAGAAAAAGATTGTTAGCCGCCTGCAAACATTGGGAACGATTCGATCTGTAAACTCACCATCCGTAGAGGCAACCACggtccttcttctcctcctgTGGCGGGGGAGCCTGCTGCTGGGGAGGATAGTAGCCCATCTGCAACGTGCAATATTCGAGTCAGTAAAAGTCGGTCGAGGTGCGATTTGCGCATCGATTTCAAGCCGACGCAGAACGTACGGGCTGAGGAGGAGGGTAGTATCCTCCCTGAGGGGGAGGAGGTCCCTGAGGGTAGCCGgcgggaggcggcggcgagccGTAAGGCATCCTATTCACAAAACGGACATGTTAGAATTTGGTCATTGGCGGTCGCACAAGCGTCGCCATGGTCGTCAGGCTGCGGATCGAGGAAACAAACGTACTGCTGAGGAGGAGGGTACTGAGACATGGCGGCGAATTAGGTGACAAAAGGTCGATATCAAAAGTTCAATGTGCGGCGCGAGCGACAAGAAAGGAATGTGTGAGAAGGCTGAAGGTGTcgattgaaaaaaaaattgctaGGTGAGAAAATATCCAGGGTATTTGGGCGTGATCGGAGTCTTCAAAGAAAACATTCCCCGGCACAAGGATCCGGAACACGCGAGGAAAAAATGTAAGGGGACACCTGGGGTCAGGGGTCCCAGCGCCTTGCAATGAGGATTGTCGAGCGAATGTTGATCCAGTCAGAATTCCCACTGTGGGGCAGCCAGTTAAATTAACCTTGAGATACAGTGCTACGCTCCAGATATAGAACAGTCCCACCCAACGGAAATTGACACTCTGGGCAAATTTGAGTCGCAACTGCTGTTGGCCGCGTCAGCGCGAGTCCACCTTGGCCATCTTGGCTGAGGACCTTGGCTGAGGGGCTGATCCAATCAGTAAGAGCCCATGGGTTTGAACATGCAGGGCATCCAGCGCCTGTCGACGCCAGTGACTGGGGGGATGGCTGAAGGAGAAAGATGTGGTCGGCGTCAACGCCAGGCGCAGCCATAAAAGTCTCTGAGGCGAGTTTACCAGCGTTGCAGGGCGGAATAAACAAGCATTGGCTGGCAAGGTAGTATACGTTGTACGGAACATTATATCATATACTATACGGAGTATGATGTTTTGTCGGGTTGTCGGGAAATTTCCCAAACGGTGGTAGTTTACCGGTCGCATGAATGGTTTCGAACGACAAGGCATCTGGACCATCGATCAAACCGCCCTAGACTTGTTAGCTCACAGGGAGGTGGAGCTCAATTGGGCAGTTGGAAAAGGGCACAATGATTAATCCATGTGATCAATTCGATTGGCCGGTAGCAATGCCACATCGGTAGACAATTACTGTAGACACAGCCCGCCGAGACTTTGTTGTACGCGGCCTAGGCGGCCTCTCGGCGATGCTTCCTGGTGTCCGCGGCCGATCCCGTCcaatcgtcgtcgtcgaggcgCAGCAGTCTGCCAACTCACCTTTCCCACGTGAAGGGTCCTCATTGTCTGCGTTGACGATCCCGTTCCGCCATTTCACGGATTTTGCCGTATTTTACCTAGCTGGTCTTGCTGGTAAAAAGTTAGGTCGGTATCAATTTCGTCTACATAGTTCTCACAAGCGCTTTGCACTCCCGAAACCCTGTTTTGAATTTGCATAACATTGCACCTCCAATCTTTCCAGTACCTCTTTGCCCTCCTCTTTCCAGTACCTCTTTGCCCTCTCGTTACAGTACGCCTATAGTATGCGGACAGTGACAGTGAAGCTCCGGCTCCACGTGATCGGTCTCACGTGACAGTGTTTTTCCACTATGGCTCCCGACGATTGACCGATCTTCCCCACACGTGCTCAGGCGCTAAGAATCGTGAGCCGGATTCAATAATACCAACTTTGAAGAATTTGATATTTTGACATTATCATAGACCTTCGGCTTCCAATTACAACTGCCTATAATGGCACATGCTCACCGTTAAGTAGCCAACATCTGCTCCTTCAATCGCTGCTGGAAATCTACTGCACAGTATCTCTAGCCCTATGTTGTTTCCGCGGTGAAACAAAACGGTGATGTCAGCGGCCCGTGCACTCATCATCTGAACTTTTCACTCGCCCCCGTCGTTTTAAACAACCTAGCAACACACCGTGGGGGTCCaaatttcttcttctcccttCTCTTAGAACCTGAATCGTTCTCAATATCATAAGCCACATCCACACCTTGAATCTTTGTGCAGAAACCGCGGCAATGACCGACACACCGCAAACAGTCGCGGGCCCCGACTCCAAGGGAGCTACGGTTCTCGAGCGGCATCTGGATCCCGGATATGAGTATACTTTTGATCCTGCAACTCCAACAGCCGATGGCGCTGGCAGTTCTTCCAACTCTTTCCGGGATACGCCAGAGTCGTCACTAAGGTTGCAGGGTGGTGACATTCACCGTGACCTCTACAAAATTGCTGCCAAGAGCAAGCGCCAACAGTTGCACAAGCGAGCTGCAACCTTTTCTAACACTCACGAACATGCGCCATTAATTGTTCCAGACCTTGAGCATGATGACCTTCCTATACAGGAACAGATGGCGCCTGGAGGCCTGCGGCGTCAATTCCTGCAAAGGCAGGCCAGAAACGTCAGCTATATTGCGGAGCCGGTGACGAGGAACTTTATATCCTTCCTTGAGCTGTATGGCAACTTTGCCGGTGAAGATCTCGAAGAGTCggatgacgaggacgatATTGCCGTCGTGGAAGAAGACGAGGAAGAGCAGGGCGAACGTCGACCGCTTCTTGGGAGAAGGCAGAGCTCCAAGCGACTCAGGCAGCAGGGTGATGCTTCCAACATGAAGTCGTTCTTCACTCTATTGAAGGCTTTCGTTGGTACCGGTATCATGTTCCTGCCCAAGGCCTTCAAGAACGGTGGTATGCTCTTCTCCGCAATCACTCTGATTGTTGTCTCTGCCGTCACCATGATTTGTTTTGAAATGCTTCTCGCATGCAGGAAGAAGTACGGAGGAGGTGGATACGGAGATCTTGGTCAGATTATTGTCGGCAAGAGGTTACGTCAGCTCATTCTCATATCGATCACCCTTTCGCAACTCGGCTTCGTGTGCGCAGGTCTCATTTTCACCGCAGAGAACCTGGCATCCTTCTTTGACGCCGTCACGCCCGACTCCAAGCCTCTGGGTACGAATGCTCTTATCGGCGTTCAGCTTGTAGTCTTGATACCCTTGGCCTTCATCCGCAACATCTCGAAGCTTGGTCCGGCTGCTCTCCTTGCGGATATCTTCATCCTGATTGGCCTTACCTACATTTACTGGTTCGACATTTCATGGATCAGCAAGAATGGGGGCTTCCATTCCAGCATTGAGCTCTTCAATCCTCGCGACTGGACCATGACCATCGGCTCTGCTATCTTCACCTTTGAAGGCATTGGCCTGATCTTGCCTATCCAGTCAAGTATGAAACAGCCCGAGCACTTTAGCAAGCTGCTTTTGACTGTCATGGTCATCATCACAGTTGTCTTTACTTCAGTGGGCGTGCTGTGCTACGGTACGTTTGGAGAGAATGTATCCGTCGAAGTCATCACCAACTTCCCGCAGTCCAGCAAGCTTGTCAATGCCGTCCAGTTTCTTTACGCCATGGCCGTCTTGGTGGGCACACCGGTGCAGCTCTTCCCCGCCATGCGTACGATCGAGCTCAAGATCTTTGGTCGCGCTTCCGGTAGGAGGGACAGCCTCACCAAGTGGAAGAAGAACGCTTTTAGGACTGTGCTGGTGGTCTTTTCAGGCGTGGTTGCTGCTTTCGGCGCAAACGATCTCGATAAGTTCGTCGCTCTTATTGGCAGCTTTGCTTGCGTGCCGCTGGTTTACATCTACCCGGCTTACCTGCACTACATCGGCGTTGCTGAGCGCCCGTGGGTCAAGGCAGGCGATATTGCTATGATGGTTGTGGGACTGGTTGCCATGGTTTACACCACCATCATTACAATTGCCAGGTGGGCGGAGACATAAGCAGTTACAGGAGTTATCAGTCACTGCTGCTGTTATTTTGTGGAATTTGCATAACAAGATGTGTCAGTATACTACCAGCACATCCATGGGGGATAAAAAGTAAGATAATTGTGCATAAACGGGACCTAGGTGGCGTTACTACAGGGAAAATTTGGCTTTATTCATTGCATACCAGTTCAAAAGATATACGGACTGTAAAATCAATTCAGCTTCAACTTTCTTCAGCTTCAACTTTCTTCAGCTTCAACTTTCTTCAGCTTCAACTTTCTTCAGCTTCAACTTTCGCAACATTGAATTTTCCTGGCCTAGGTCATGGGGTCCTTTTTTCCAGCCTCATTGTTCGTGTCACACGCGTGCTTGAAAGCCTGCATCATACTGGTCTAAGTGATATCACGTGCGGCCGCGCTGACAAACCAAACAGTCAATTCATCTTCTGCACGTGAAATGGCAACATCCGAATCTCCAAGTTGCGACCGCCCCTAGGACGGTAGGACCGAATCCCGACATCCGGCCCCACATCAGTAGCATCACGACAATGACGAGTCACGACAATGGGGGCGGCATCTGTATCCCTGCCGCCCAGTTGACATTAGATATTAGAACagctttttcttcctttacacTCTTGTAGTTCTTCTTTTCCACGGGAGATCCTGTAACACCTACCTGGTAGTCATGAAGAGTTCACGAAGTATTCGAGCTGGCCTTCGTCAGGCTGGCCGTACATCACTCTCCTCCCGCGCGACACCCCCAAAGCTCTTTCCTACGAGGACGACCGTCGCTCAACATGCTCGACCGTTCCACGCCTCACCCGCGCGTCACAGCGGCTCCTCGAATCCAGCAATGGCATTCCCCTGCCTTGACGCGCTAGAGTCACGATCGGCACAACTGTCTTCTTCGCGAACTTCCGCATCTTCCGGCCCCGAGCCATCCTACACAGCAGGCGCGACGCTTTCATACCATTGCAAGTCGCCCTTGCTTCTCGACTGGGGCGGCGTCCTGCCAACTTTCCATATCGCATACGAGACGTGGGGCAAGCTCAATGCCGACAAGTCCAACGTGATCCTCCTGCACACCGGGCTCTCGGCCAGCTCACACGCAAGATCGACAGAGGCGAACCCCCAACCGGGATGGTGGGAGAGATTCATTGGCCCCGGCTGCGCCATAGACACGGACCGCTACTTTGTAATATGCACAAACGTCATTGGCGGGTGCTACGGCTCGACCGGTCCGTCATCGCTTGATCCAGCCGACGGCAAGCACTATGCGACACGCTTCCCCATCCTTACTATCAGCGACATGGTACGCGCCCAGTTCCGCCTGCTCGACGGTCTTGGAATCGACAGGTTATATGCTTCGGTCGGTAGTTCTATGGGAGGAATGCAGTCCCTTGCTGCGGCAACGCTCTTCCCAGACCGTGTGGCCAGGATTGTGAGCATTAGCGGCTGTGCGAGGAGCCATCCTTATAGCATTGCGATGCGCCACACCCAGCGCCAGGTGCTGATGATGGACCCGCATTGGAACCGAGGATTTTACTACGAGCCGGATCAAATCCCGCCCCATGCTGGAATGAAACTGGCTCGGGAGATCGCCACCGTTACGTATAGATCCGGTCCCGAGTGGGAGTTGAGGTTCGGCAGGCGCAGGGCCGACCCAAACAAGCCTCCAGCGCTGTGTCCCGATTTCCTGATCGAGACATATCTGGACCATGCCGGCGAAAAGGCCTGCCTGACCTATGATGCCAACAGCTTGCTGTATGTCAGCAAAGCGATGGACCTGTTCGATTTGGGTGCAGAAAGCCAGCGGGCTGCCGTGCAGAGGAGGACGGCAAGGGAAGAGGAGATGAAGGCAGGAAAAGAGGCATCTGTGAACGAGCAGGCAGCGTGCACGCTCACGCTGCCGGATGTTCCGTATGAGGAGCAGCAGTCTCCGGAGGAGACGGCCGAGGCCGTGTCTGCGTCTCCATACCCACAACCGCCAGCCGATCTGGTGCGGGGGCTTGCTCCGCTCAGTCAACATCCGACGCTGGTGATGGGTGTGGCCAGCGATATCCTGTTTCCGGCCTGGCAACAGCGTGAAGTGGCTGACGCGCTTCGGGCTGTGGGTAACAGGAGTGTGACCCACGTAGAATTGAGTGAGGAGCAGAGCATGTTTGGACACGACACatttttgttggatttggaAAACATTGGCGGCAACATCAAGAAGTTCCTAGAGTCGTGACAGATTTGAGCAATGACAGTCCAAGGGGCAACAGCATGTCCCTTTTTGTATTCTATTCGTCTATCCCGCTCTAGACTGCTCGAGCATCAACCCAGCCAGCTCCCTTTGCGTCTTCTCTTTTGTGCGGCCAAGACTCGCTGTTCCGCTGCAACCCCTTGTCTTCCTCTTGGTCCGCCAGGGCATGAGTTTTGAAGCTTCGAATCGGCACCCCCTCCAGGAAAAGGCGATCTATCTCTTCGAGAGTCCGACCGCTGCACTCGGGCACGCAGAACCAGCTGAAACTCACTGCGACAAACGCCACGGTACCAAAAATAAACCCCACTCTAGGCCCAAGGCCGGCATATGCATCATCCATGAGGTATGGAACGATAAAGGCGACCAAGAATTGGATAATGATGCTGCATAGCCACGTTAGCTGATAAATGCCATTGCTCTCGGTAGTTTTGGAAAACTTACTTGATGGCGGAACCCAAACCGTAGATCTTGTCGCGAAGCCTCAAAGTGGGAATCTCAGCCGCGACCACGTGCGACAGAGGAGCCCAGCCAAGGTTGAAGCCCACGCCGAATAGGGTGACCATGCTCGTTATCCCCTCGCGAATGGGTAGGGGCGCTCTCTCCCCCCCTGCGGTTCCGAGTCCACCCATCGTTAGTAGGGCGGCGGTTTGTATGGATGCGCCAGTGATCAAGAGAGGGCTGGACCAGACATGTCAGCATCGCGCGACAACTTTATAGGAGTTCGGCGGTCTACTCACACCCGCCCTACCATGTCAGAGAGGAACATGGTGaagattataaccaacgtgTTGATACACGAATTGATCAGCGACATGGAAAACGCGTTGAAAGTGTTGAGAGACCGGAGAAATATCGTGCCGTATTTGGACACAAAGTTGTGGCCAGTCAGCTGGAAAAAGACATTCACGCCGCAGACAATCAACGTCCGCTTCCGGTTCGAGCCCTGGAACACCTCTTTCCACGTTCCCTTGTCGGCGGCAACATTTATCGTGCTGCGGAagctggccagctcgtccctGATCTGCTCTTCTGTAAAACGGCCCACACGTAGTCGTCTCAGTGAGGCGAGCGCGGCGTCATCGCGGCCTTGGAGTAAGAGCCAGCGTGGGGACTGGGGTGTATCGATCGTCAGATTAGTCACCTCGGAGAGTTTTCGCGGACACGAGAACCTCACCTCTGGCATGTGCCATAGCATGCAAAGTATAATCGAAGGGATCAAAAACATGCACCCGTAGGGGATGATCCAGGAGTTGTTGGAGTCAATGTCGCTTGTCGCACGACAGATCAAGGAGGCGAGAATATGGCCAAGCTAACAAACAACAATTGGGTTTTGGGTCAGCCATGACAAGATGGAAATGAGATGCACATCTTGAAAACATACTCCCAATCCCAGCTGATACGTCCCGACGATGAACCCCCTGACAGGAGCAGGTACCATTTCAGACTGAATGATGGGCACGACTGCCAGCTCCATGCCGATATAGAGGTAATTGATCATCCTGCCCGCCACCACCTGCACGCGCCCCCGCGCCGACACGCACACGGCCGCCGAGATGAGTGCCCAGACACACATGACGTGCATGCTGGTCCGACGACCCCATTTGTTACTTATGTACGAGCCCTGAACGAGtcccaaaaagaaacagaTAAACGGCAGGCTGTTGAGCAGCGACAAAAATACCGGGTCGAGTGCATATTTGCCCGTCTTGGGGTCCGGGGCGCCGAATTGTCTGTAAAAATGTGGCATGGCCTGCGTGTTGGAAAAGATGCCCTGGTCGAGACCGAAATTGATCTGAGATACAGCGATCAGGACGACTGCGTACGTGAGTGCACCGTTAAAGTGCCTAGGGACGTTGGCGGCGCCCCGGAGGGTCGGTTGTGGCTTTGGAGGAGCCATGGCAACAGTTCTTTTCCTTGTTTGACATGATCACAGGTGCAGTTTGCGAGATGAACGCATAATTCGGAATGGTTTGGTTATATGTATAATGAATAGGATGGAAATTACCACGGATCAGCTGCTGGGGATAGCTGTGCCCGCCGAGAAGGTTGCATCGTTGCCTGCAATATACAGCCCCTGGGATGCTAGGAATAGAAATTACAGCCGTTCTGTGGTCCCGGATTGGCGGTTTTTCGTACAACCTTAAGCACTGCCTTTCGCCCGCCCCAGCAAAGGTAAGGCCCTGGTGAGgggggcttgggggcgggtAAGCTGCAAATGTGCGGCACGGGTGTTTAGGAAGGGATTAAAATAATGCTTGGTCTTGCCTATCGCAGCAGAAGCTTACAGGCCTGCTATACTAACAAAGCAGATGTAATATCCATGAAGCATCGAGATTAGCATACAAGAAGAGAAGTATCTAGAGCTGTCGTCCGATATTTTAAAAGTAGTACGAGCAAAACTAAAGCTAGGCTGAACTACACAGGTCAAACTGTCATGCTAGCCTCCGACGACTCATACAGCTATAGCAGCTGCTGGTTCTAGTCAATGGAATGATGAATGAGATGAAGAGCGCTAGCTGTTTTGTTTGCTGCTACGAGCAAGAACCCTAACCCTCTCAAAAATTGAGGCGACCCCTCCCCACCTTCCTCAATCAGTAGTCGACGTCATTATGAATGTGGGCTGAAAAGTGGTGTAGCTGAGGAGCAGCCCAGTAGGGACAAACACGAGGGACCCTTGGTTCCATGTCTTCCACTTGCACTTTGTAGCTCCAGAAAAATCACGACAGACCCAGACCCAGACCCAGACCCATAACAGTCaccacaagaaaaaaaagagagaaaaaaacttCCTTGTGAACATCACATCTCCATTCAGCCATCATCATGTCTTCTGCAATtcccaccgccgccagcgtCTCCGAATCGGCCGTCATCGACGCGCCCCTCTCCCAGGTCTGGCACCTGATCAAGCTCCAGGACTTTAGCAAGTTCTGGAGCAAGCTCGACAAGTCCGAGTGGATCAAGGGTGCCTCTCCCGACACGGACCTGGTCAAGTGGACCTTCAAGGACGGCACTGTACTCGATGTGAAGCAGGAGGAGCACTCTGTAAGCCCCAATCTGATACCATGTTTACAATACCCAACCAGGGTTGCAACTGACAATTCTAAACTCTGTCTTCAGACCATCAACCACTACATCACGTACTCGGTCATCACCGCCTCCCCTGAGCTCACCTACACCTCGGTCCTCAGCACGATCCGTCTGTACCCCATCACCTCTGGCAAGCACGAGGGCAGCACCTTTGTGACGTGGAGCGGAAACTTCTCGAGCGACGCCGACGCTGGTGTCATTGAGGACGCCAAGTTCAAGCGCCGCGAGGCCCTGGCTGACCTCGCCGCTGCTGTCTCCaagtaaaaaaacaaaacaaacacaaAAACGAAACAAAACAGCGGTGTGATGGCCAGGGATTGGGATAGGATGGACAGAGGGTGAGGATTGATACCACTCCGAGAAAGTCGACATGTAG
Above is a genomic segment from Pyricularia oryzae 70-15 chromosome 7, whole genome shotgun sequence containing:
- a CDS encoding homoserine O-acetyltransferase; translation: MKSSRSIRAGLRQAGRTSLSSRATPPKLFPTRTTVAQHARPFHASPARHSGSSNPAMAFPCLDALESRSAQLSSSRTSASSGPEPSYTAGATLSYHCKSPLLLDWGGVLPTFHIAYETWGKLNADKSNVILLHTGLSASSHARSTEANPQPGWWERFIGPGCAIDTDRYFVICTNVIGGCYGSTGPSSLDPADGKHYATRFPILTISDMVRAQFRLLDGLGIDRLYASVGSSMGGMQSLAAATLFPDRVARIVSISGCARSHPYSIAMRHTQRQVLMMDPHWNRGFYYEPDQIPPHAGMKLAREIATVTYRSGPEWELRFGRRRADPNKPPALCPDFLIETYLDHAGEKACLTYDANSLLYVSKAMDLFDLGAESQRAAVQRRTAREEEMKAGKEASVNEQAACTLTLPDVPYEEQQSPEETAEAVSASPYPQPPADLVRGLAPLSQHPTLVMGVASDILFPAWQQREVADALRAVGNRSVTHVELSEEQSMFGHDTFLLDLENIGGNIKKFLES
- a CDS encoding amino acid transporter, translating into MTDTPQTVAGPDSKGATVLERHLDPGYEYTFDPATPTADGAGSSSNSFRDTPESSLRLQGGDIHRDLYKIAAKSKRQQLHKRAATFSNTHEHAPLIVPDLEHDDLPIQEQMAPGGLRRQFLQRQARNVSYIAEPVTRNFISFLELYGNFAGEDLEESDDEDDIAVVEEDEEEQGERRPLLGRRQSSKRLRQQGDASNMKSFFTLLKAFVGTGIMFLPKAFKNGGMLFSAITLIVVSAVTMICFEMLLACRKKYGGGGYGDLGQIIVGKRLRQLILISITLSQLGFVCAGLIFTAENLASFFDAVTPDSKPLGTNALIGVQLVVLIPLAFIRNISKLGPAALLADIFILIGLTYIYWFDISWISKNGGFHSSIELFNPRDWTMTIGSAIFTFEGIGLILPIQSSMKQPEHFSKLLLTVMVIITVVFTSVGVLCYGTFGENVSVEVITNFPQSSKLVNAVQFLYAMAVLVGTPVQLFPAMRTIELKIFGRASGRRDSLTKWKKNAFRTVLVVFSGVVAAFGANDLDKFVALIGSFACVPLVYIYPAYLHYIGVAERPWVKAGDIAMMVVGLVAMVYTTIITIARWAET
- a CDS encoding sugar transporter, which gives rise to MAPPKPQPTLRGAANVPRHFNGALTYAVVLIAVSQINFGLDQGIFSNTQAMPHFYRQFGAPDPKTGKYALDPVFLSLLNSLPFICFFLGLVQGSYISNKWGRRTSMHVMCVWALISAAVCVSARGRVQVVAGRMINYLYIGMELAVVPIIQSEMVPAPVRGFIVGTYQLGLGLGHILASLICRATSDIDSNNSWIIPYGCMFLIPSIILCMLWHMPESPRWLLLQGRDDAALASLRRLRVGRFTEEQIRDELASFRSTINVAADKGTWKEVFQGSNRKRTLIVCGVNVFFQLTGHNFVSKYGTIFLRSLNTFNAFSMSLINSCINTLVIIFTMFLSDMVGRVPLLITGASIQTAALLTMGGLGTAGGERAPLPIREGITSMVTLFGVGFNLGWAPLSHVVAAEIPTLRLRDKIYGLGSAINIIIQFLVAFIVPYLMDDAYAGLGPRVGFIFGTVAFVAVSFSWFCVPECSGRTLEEIDRLFLEGVPIRSFKTHALADQEEDKGLQRNSESWPHKREDAKGAGWVDARAV